In Lusitaniella coriacea LEGE 07157, the genomic stretch AGCTTCTAATACCCATTAAGCGTAAATTGCAAAAAAAAATGCTACAAATAACAAGTTTTTTTGCTGACACCTGACGGCTAATAGTTAAGCGTTATACCAAATCGCTTCAATTTGTGTTGCGACTTCTTGGGGATCGCGATTTTTTAATAAGGTAGTAACGTGACCGAGTTTTCGACCGGGACGAGATTCGGTTTTGCCGTACCAATGCACGAAGGTTTGGGGAATTTCGGCGATTTTCGCTCTTTTTTCGGGATAATCTGATTGAGAATGTTCGTAACCCAATAAATTGACCATCACAGCCCTAGGAACGCGCATTTTTGGAGGAAGGAGGGGCAACCCAGCAACGGTACGTAGGTGCATTTCAAATTGGGAAATCTCGCAAGCATCGAGGGTATAGTGTCCGGAATTGTGGGTGCGCGGCGCAATTTCGTTGACAAGGATTTGACCTGTTGCAGTGAGGAAAAATTCAATGCCGAAAATGCCGATAACTTGGAGTTGCGTTAAGAGGGTTTGGGCGAAAGTTTCAATTTGCGATACGGTATCCGGAGACACATCCGCAGGGGCAATAACCCGACGACACACCTGGTCTTCCTGTTGAGTTTCCACCACCGGATAAAGAACGACTTCCCCATCGACTCCTCGCGCCGCCATAATCGCTAATTCCCGCTCAAAAGGAATAAATTCTTCCAAAAGGAGTGAAGGTCGCCCCAGGCGATCCCAGAGGGCTTCTAGCTCATCTTTACTTTGAATGATAAAGGTTCCCTGTCCGTCGTAACCGTGTCGCCGCGCTTTGAGAACGACGGGAAATTGCGAGGGAAAATCTGCCTCATTCTCTAACAGGCTAAAGGGGGGAACGGGCAAGCCAATTCGTTGGAGATAGCAGCGTTGATCGTATTTATCGAGGAGGGGGGAGAGGGCTTCGAGGCGGGGACGGAAACAAACGCCTTCCTGGGCGAGAGATTTGAGGGCGTTGAGGTTGATGAATTCGTTTTCAAAGGTAATGACATCGCATTGCTGTGCGAGTTTTGCGGCGGCTTGGGCATCGTCAATGGCTGCAAAAATTGTATCGCGCGCAGTTGCGGCTGCGGGGTCGTCGGCTTTGGGTGTTTGCACGATCAATTCCACATCCAATTTTTTTGCCGCACCCGCCATCATCCACGCCAGTTGTCCGCCGCCAATTACGCCAATTCGTTTCATCGGTTGATTTGCCATTTCATTGAGTTTAGAATCCAAAATTGTAGGGAATAGGGAACAGCGCCTGACGGCAAGGCAGAGGGCAGGTGGCAGAAGGTTTCTCAATCTCCCCCAGCTCACCCTGTCACCCATCTCCGTAATAAAACTAAAGTAGTTTCTCCAACTCCGCGTCCCCTTGCAATTCTTTGAGAACTTTTTTGATGTCTTGGGTGCGACTTTTGTGGACGACGAGGGTGGCATTGCCATCGCGCACGATCACGACATCCTCCATGCCAATGGTGACGATGACTTCATTCTCATCGCTGGCGTAGAGAATTGACCCTTCGGTATCTTTGCCCACGTGACGGGCGAGTTCAACATTTTTGCTTTCCCCTTTTAAGAGGCGTTCGAGGGAATTCCAGTCGCCGAGATCGTCCCAACCAAAGTCTGCGGGAAGGACATAGGCGAGTTGGGTTTTTTCCATGAGGGCGTAGTCGATGCTCTTTTTCTCTAGAGTTGCGTAGGCTGCTTTTCCTTTGTCCTGGAGGGCGTTGAGCATTGCTGGGGCGTGGGTTGCCAGTTCTGAGAGGACGGTATTTGCTCGGAAAATGAACATTCCGCTATTCCAGCTAAATTGCCCGGTTTGGATGAATTCTTCGGCGGTGGCGCGATCGGGTTTTTCGGTGAAGCGGCTGACTTTGTAGACGGGCAGGTTGCCATAATTGCCCTTGGGTTCCCCTTGTTCGATGTAGCCGTATCCGGTGGAGGCGTAGCCGGGAGAGATCCCTAGGGTTACGATCGCGTCCTCAGTTGCAGCGAGTTGTGCGGCAGCATTGAGCGTGTCCTGAAACCCTTGTCGGTTGCCGATCCAATGGTCTGCGGGAAAGAAGCCCGCGATCGCGTCTTTGCCATGACGTTTTGCCACTTCCAAGGTTGCCCAAGCCACAGCAGGGGCAGTATCCCGTCCTTCGGGTTCCACGAGTAAGTTTTCTTCGGGCAATTCCGGCAGTTGTTCCCGAACGCCATCGGCAATTACCGCAGAGGTAATCACCCAAAGGCGATCCCACCCTCCCGCTAAATCGAGCAATCGATCTGCGGTGGCTTGGAGGAGACTGCGACCGCTCCCATCGAGACAGAGAAACTGTTTGGGACGCTGGCGGCGGCTGAGGGGCCAAAACCGCTCTCCTTTTCCCCCCGCAAGAATGACTGGAATTAAAGAATTGTTCATTCGTTGAGTAATGAAGTACCGAGATATCCTTTGACCCAATCCTAGCCTCCGAAGTCGCAATCCGGAAGAGGCGCAAAATTTCGCGATCGCGCTCAAATCTCCCCCCCCCCTGGACAAATTCGCATCTGCTTTTAATATGCACTTACCGAAACAATTGAAAAAGACTTGCAATTAATATACAGAGAATGATTAAATATTTAGACGGGCTTATTGCATATAATAGGCAGTAATAGCTTAAGGGTTTGCACACGAGTCCATCTCAATACCCAAATTAAGAGCTGCATAAATCGCGAATGAACCCCAAAATTACACGACGAACTTTCCTGGTAGGTAGTACTGCCCTAACTGCAATTATCGTGGGCAAATTGCCGAGAGCATCTGCTCAAACGACAGCGGTTAACCTTTACTCCTCTCGTCACTACGACACGGACGAGGCACTCTACAGTTCTTTCAGGGGCGGTCGTATCAATTTGATTGAAGGCAAGGCGGGGGAATTGATCGAACGGATCAAGAGCGAATCCACCAATAGTCCTGCGGATCTGTTGTTGACTGTTGATGCTGGCAACCTCTGGCGTGCCGAGCAAGAAGGATTATTTGAATCAGTTGAATCTAACACGCTGAGAGAAAGAATTCCTAATAAATTCCGTCATCCAGACGGTCTGTGGTTTGGATTCTCAGCACGCGCCCGCGTTATTTTGTACAACCGAGAGCGCGTCAATCCAACCCAGCTTTCGACCTATGAAGACCTTGCCAATCCCAAGTGGCGCGGCAAAATATTAATCCGTTCGTCGAGTAATATTTACAATCAATCCCTCGTTGCGTCCCTCGTTGCAGCCTACGGCGAAGCTAAGGCGAAAGAATGGCTTGAAGGTTTTACTGCCAACTTTGCACGGGAGCCAGAAAGCAATGATACGGGTCAAATTAAAGCCTGTGCGGCTGGGATTGGCGATATTGCCATTGCCAATAGTTATTACTACGCGCGTCTTGCAAAATCAGACGATCCGGAAAATCAAGAGGTTGTTGAGAAAGTTGGTATCTTTTTCCCCAACCAAGGTAGAGGCGAGCGCGGTACGCACGTGAATATCAGTGGTGGCGGCGTACTGAAAACGGCTCCGAACAAAGCAGCCGCGATCGCGTTCCTCGAACATCTTGCCAGCGATCGCTCCCAGCGATATTTTGCCGAAGGAAACAACGAATACCCTGTGGTGGAAGGTATTGAAACCGATCCGGTATTAAAAAGTTTCGGCGAATTTGAAAGCGATTCACTCAATGTATCCGAGTTTGGTCGGAATCAAGCCACAGCCGTCAGATTGATGAATGAAGTGGGTTGGCCTTAGAGTCGAAAACTTGATAGGTTGCGGCATTGCTGCAACCTGGAATCATTTTAACCCAGTCGCGCGCGCTGCCTCTCGGCAAAGCGAAAAGCGGTTAATCCCAATTGACACGCACACCCACACTCGTGAAACATCTCGGCTCAAATTCCCTCAAAGGTGTTCCGTTTCTACTGGCTGCGCTGGTTCACGCTGCCTTGCTGCAAATTCCGCTCGGTAGCGACTCGATTGATGTGGAGCAAGAGTCGAACGCCGCGATTGAGCCATCAGTGAAGGTTTCCAAAATTCCTCTTACAAAAGCAACACCTTTACCCTCTCCACCGACTGCTACGCCAACAGTGCAAACAACGTCGGTGAAACCCGTAACTCCTCAACCCAAACCACAGCCTAAGACGATTCCCCAACCTGCTCCTCCCGTACTTCCGAATCGCGCGGCTGCACCGGATTTAGAGCCATCACCCGTCCCAAGTCCGAGTCCAACACCAACCCCAAGTCCGAGTCCAACCCCAACCCCAACCCCAACACCGAGTCCAACCCCAACGCCAGTTCAGTCTTCCATTCCAACAGGCTTCGAGCATTACGCTGGCGCGCAATCCGGTTGTTATGATTCTCTAGAGTGCTACCAGGTTCGGGGGGTGAATGCGGGAACAGTACGTCGCAATCTACTCAGAGCGCTTCAGGAGAATGAGGCGTATATTGTTCGGGAAAAAAGCGAGTTGGAAGACGAAGCCGAGGGTTTTAAGGTTTATGAGATTATTGCACGGGAGGGGAACGAGCCATCGCGATTCTTCCACATTT encodes the following:
- a CDS encoding mannose-1-phosphate guanylyltransferase, which gives rise to MNNSLIPVILAGGKGERFWPLSRRQRPKQFLCLDGSGRSLLQATADRLLDLAGGWDRLWVITSAVIADGVREQLPELPEENLLVEPEGRDTAPAVAWATLEVAKRHGKDAIAGFFPADHWIGNRQGFQDTLNAAAQLAATEDAIVTLGISPGYASTGYGYIEQGEPKGNYGNLPVYKVSRFTEKPDRATAEEFIQTGQFSWNSGMFIFRANTVLSELATHAPAMLNALQDKGKAAYATLEKKSIDYALMEKTQLAYVLPADFGWDDLGDWNSLERLLKGESKNVELARHVGKDTEGSILYASDENEVIVTIGMEDVVIVRDGNATLVVHKSRTQDIKKVLKELQGDAELEKLL
- a CDS encoding 5-(carboxyamino)imidazole ribonucleotide synthase, which translates into the protein MKRIGVIGGGQLAWMMAGAAKKLDVELIVQTPKADDPAAATARDTIFAAIDDAQAAAKLAQQCDVITFENEFINLNALKSLAQEGVCFRPRLEALSPLLDKYDQRCYLQRIGLPVPPFSLLENEADFPSQFPVVLKARRHGYDGQGTFIIQSKDELEALWDRLGRPSLLLEEFIPFERELAIMAARGVDGEVVLYPVVETQQEDQVCRRVIAPADVSPDTVSQIETFAQTLLTQLQVIGIFGIEFFLTATGQILVNEIAPRTHNSGHYTLDACEISQFEMHLRTVAGLPLLPPKMRVPRAVMVNLLGYEHSQSDYPEKRAKIAEIPQTFVHWYGKTESRPGRKLGHVTTLLKNRDPQEVATQIEAIWYNA
- a CDS encoding Fe(3+) ABC transporter substrate-binding protein, yielding MNPKITRRTFLVGSTALTAIIVGKLPRASAQTTAVNLYSSRHYDTDEALYSSFRGGRINLIEGKAGELIERIKSESTNSPADLLLTVDAGNLWRAEQEGLFESVESNTLRERIPNKFRHPDGLWFGFSARARVILYNRERVNPTQLSTYEDLANPKWRGKILIRSSSNIYNQSLVASLVAAYGEAKAKEWLEGFTANFAREPESNDTGQIKACAAGIGDIAIANSYYYARLAKSDDPENQEVVEKVGIFFPNQGRGERGTHVNISGGGVLKTAPNKAAAIAFLEHLASDRSQRYFAEGNNEYPVVEGIETDPVLKSFGEFESDSLNVSEFGRNQATAVRLMNEVGWP